From the Simplicispira suum genome, the window GCGCCGGGTCTTTCTCCTGACAGTCGGCCAGCTTGCCGGGCAGGCCCATGCCGTCGAGCACGCCTTTGCGGCGCGTCATTTCGCGGGCCTTGCGGGCGGCTTCGCGGGCGCGCGCGGCTTCGACGATCTTCCCGCAGATGATTTTCGCGTCGCCGGGGCGCTCCTGCAGGTAGTCGGTAAGCAGCTTGCCGACGATGTCTTCCACCGGCGCGCGCACTTCGCTCGATACCAGCTTGTCCTTGGTCTGGCTGCTGAACTTGGGCTCGGGCACCTTCACGCTCAGGACGCAGCACAGCCCTTCGCGCATGTCGTCGCCGGTGACTTCGACCTTGGCCTTCTTGGCGAAATCGTTCTCGTCGATGTACTTGTTGATGACGCGCGTCATCGCAGCGCGCAGGCCGGTCAGGTGGGTGCCGCCGTCGCGCTGCGGGATGTTGTTGGTGAAGCACAGCACTTGCTCGCTGTAGCCGCTGTTCCACTGCATCGCCACTTCCACGCCGATGTGCGTGCCGGCGATGCCGCCGTAGGTTTCGGCCGGACGCTCGCCCGAGGCGTAGAACGAGTTCGGATGCAACACGGTCTTGCCCTTGTTGATGAACTCGACAAAGCCGCGCACGCCGCCGGCGCCTGAGAAGTCGTCTTCCTTGCCGCTGCGCTCGTCTTTCAGGCGAATGCGCACACCGTTGTTCAGGAAGCTCAGTTCCCGCAGGCGCTTGGCGAGGATTTCGTAGTGGAAATCGCTGTTTTCCTTGAAGATTTCGGTGTCGGGCAGGAAGTGCACTTCGGTGCCGCGCTTGTCGGTGTCGCCCAGCACTTGCATGGGAGAAATTTCGACGCCGTCCACGGTTTCCAGAATGCGGTTCTGCACAAAGCCGCGAGAAAATTCGAGTACATGCACCTTGCCCTCGCGGCGCACCGTCAGGCGCAACATGCTCGAGAGCGCGTTCACGCAGCTCACGCCCACGCCATGCAGGCCGCCCGAGACCTTGTAGCTGTTCTGGTTGAACTTGCCACCGGCGTGCAGTTCGGTGAGGGCAATTTCCGAGGCACTGCGCTTGGGCTCGTGCTTGTCGTCCATCTTCACGCCCGTGGGAATGCCGCGGCCGTTGTCGGTGACCGAGATCGAGTTGTCCGAGTGGATGGTGACGACGATGTCGTCGCAATGCCCGGCCAGCGCCTCGTCGATGGAGTTGTCCACCACCTCAAACACCAGGTGGTGCAGGCCGGTGCCGTCGGACGTGTCGCCGATGTACATCCCTGGGCGCTTGCGCACCGCCTCCAGGCCTTCGAGGATGGTGATGGCGCCTTCGCCGTAGCCTTCGCTGGCGCCGGCCTGGTGGGCGTCGATCCGCTGGACGGGGGCAAGCGGTTCGTCGGATTCGGGCAGATTCTGGTCAGCGGTCATAAAATATTAGCCAAATTGGCCTCTAGCGCATATGAATCAAGCGCAAGCAGCTATAAAAATCGTAGTAAACACACGGACTTGCGCAGTGGGCGCTCGGGGTGTGCCAGCGGCCGCCGTGGAACTGGCTCTGCCAGGCCACTGGTGGCGTCCCCCTTCCCGCAACGCACAGCGTTGCGAGAGAAGGGGCTGAAGACCGCAGCTCCAAGCCTGCCTGCGCAGGCTTGGACGGCCCTGAAGAGCCTCTGCCTCTGGCAGCGGTGCGGAGGAATAAAGCGACACAGGGGGATCGCCCTAAATTCTCATTGGCATCACGACGTACTTGAAGCTCTCGTTTTCGGGAATCGTGATGAGCGCCGAGCTGCTGCCATCGGCGAGCGCGATCTGCACCATGTCTTGCGGCATGCTGGCGAGCGCATCAATCAGGTAGGTGACGTTGAAGCCGATCTCGATCGGCTCGCCGCCGTAGTCGATATCAAGCTCGTCCACGGCTTCTTCCTGCTCGGCGTTGTTGCTGGTTACGCGCAAGCTGCCGGGCTCAAGGTTCAGGCGCACGCCCTTGAACTTGTCGCTGGTCATGATGGCGGTACGCTGCAGGCTGGCCAGGAGTGGCGCCCGGCCCAGGGTAATGGTGTTGCCGTGGCTGCGCGGAATCACGCGGTTGTAGTCAGGGAACTTGCCCTCGACCAACTTGGTGACGAACTCCATCGCGCCGAAGCTGAACTTGGCCTGGTTGTTGGCGAACTGCATTTCAATAGCGGCATCGCCGTCGCTCAACAGGCGTTGCAGTTCCAGCACGGTCTTGCGTGGAAGGATGACTTCCTGTTTGGGCACCTCGATATCGAGCGTGGCGCTGGCAAAGGCCAGGCGGTGGCCGTCGGTAGCGACCAGGCTGAGCGCTTTGCCTTCGGCGACGAACAAGATGCCGTTCAGGTAGTAGCGAATGTCCTGCACCGCCATGGCAAACGCCACCTGGCTCAATAGGTTCTTGAGCGTTTTTTGCGGAATGCTGAAAGCCGGACCGAAATTGGCGGCTTCCTGCACCAGCGGGAAGTCTGCGGCGGGCAGAGTCTGCAGCGTGAAGCGGCTTTTCCCGCCCTTGAGCAGCAGCTTTTCCTGGGCTGTCTCCAGGCTCACCGTTTGGTCACCCGGCATGGTGCGCAGCACGTCGATGAGCTTGCGCGCCGCCACCGTGGTGGTGAAGTCGCCGGTGTCGCCACCGAGTTCTGCCGTGGTGCGGATCTGGATTTCCAGGTCGCTGGTGGTCAGTTGCAAGGCGTTGCCGGTCTTGCGCAGCAGCACGTTGGCCAGAATGGGCAGGGTGTGGCGGCGCTCAACGATACCGGCGACCGATTGCAGGACTGCGAGAACCTTCTCTTGGGGGGCCTTCAGAACGATCATTTCATCCTCTTTTGGTTTTCTCTGGGAATGGGCGCCGTCTCCCGCGCCACGCAACCCGCCATTTTGCCCGTGCTCAGCCCTTGAGCGTCTGTTCCAGCACATGCAGCTGCTGGTTCAGTTCGGTCAGTTGCTGGCGCTCACCAGAAATTTTGCGCACCGCGTGCAGCACCGTGGTGTGGTCGCGCCCACCGAACAATTCTCCAATCTCGGGCAAGCTCTTCTGCGTCAGCTCCTTGGCCAGGTACATGGCAATCTGGCGCGGCCGGGCAATGCTGGCCGGGCGCTTCTTGCTGTACATGTCGGCGACCTTGATCTTGTAGTAGTCGGCCACCGTCTTCTGGATGTTCTCGACGCTGATCTGTCGGTTCTGGATGGACAGCAGATCGCGCAGGGCCTCGCGCGCCAGCTGAATCGAGATTTCCTTCTGGTTGAAACGCGAGTACGCCAGAATTTTGCGCAGCGCGCCTTCGAGTTCGCGCACGTTCGAGCGCACGTTCTTGGCGACGAAAAACGCCACTTCCTCGGGCATTTCTACATTCTCCGCCCGCGCCTTGTTGATCAGAATGGCAACGCGCATTTCCAGCTCGGGCGGCTCGATGGCCACCGTCAGGCCCGAGTCAAAGCGCGAAACCAGGCGCTCGTGGATGTCGGCCAGCCCCTTGGGGTAGGTGTCGCTGGTCATCACAATGTGGCTCTTCTTGGCCAGCAGCGCCTCGAAGGCGTTGAAGAACTCTTCCTGGGTGCGGTCCTTGTTGGCGAAGAACTGCACGTCGTCGATCAGCAGCAAATCGAGCGAGTGGTAGCGCTGTTTGAATTCGTCGAAAGTTTTGCGCTGGTACGACTTGACCACATCCGAGACGAACTGCTCTGCGTGGATGTAGAGAACTTTCGCGTTCGGCCGGTCGGCCAGCAGCTTGTTGCCCACGGCGTGCACCAAGTGCGTCTTGCCCAGGCCCACGCCGCCGTAGATAAACAGCGGGTTGTACAAATGCCCTGGCATGCCCGCCACGTGCATGGCTGCGGCGCGTGCCATGCGGTTGGCCGTGCCTTCCACCAGGGTCTCGAAGGTGAGGGCCGGATTCAAACGATTGCGCGGCACCGCATTGGCTTGTGCCTCGTCGGGCCGCTGCTGAGCAGGCGCGGCGTCGCCACCCTGCACCTGGGAGTTCGCTGCAGGAGCTTGAGTACGCACGGCACTTACGCGCTGAGCAAGTGCTAACTCCAACATGACGGGTTGACCGTAGATCAGCTCCAACACGGATGCAATGCGGCCTGCGTACTGGGCGCGAATCCAGTCCAGCGTGAAGCGGTTGGGTACATACAGGGTGGCGCGCGAGAGATCTTCGGAGATCTGGGCGCTAAGGGGTTTGATCCAGGTGGCGAACTGCTGGGCAGGCAGATCCTGGGCCAGTTGATCCAGGCAGGCCTGCCACAATGCCTGGCCTGGTTGGGGGTCTGAGGGGCTGGGAGCGGGATGCGCGAGTTCCTCTGTCATGTAGGGTGAATTCTTGTGGATAGAGGGAACGAACGAGGGGTTGCGATTGTATCTTGTCCAGACCTTATCCACACCCGGCGTGCAGCCCATTGACCGATTCCCAGGCGCTGCGCATTGCCCTGTCCCTCCAAGCCTGCGATAATCGCCGGTTTCCCTGAAACTGTTCAGGGCAAATGCATCGCAATGTCCGCTCCCCCAAGGGTTTTCCTCGGTGGGTGGCTGGCCCGAACATTCTCCAAGGAAAGACCATGAAACGCACTTACCAGCCCTCCAAGACCCGCCGCGCCCGCACCCACGGTTTCCTCGTGCGTATGAAGACCCGCGGTGGCCGCGCTGTCATCAACGCCCGCCGCGCCAAGGGCCGCAAGCGTCTGGCCGTCTGAGCCTGCGTGGGCCGCACGGCTGCGCACCAGGCTTGCGCATCCTCAAGCGCTTCTCGCATCTATGCAGCGCCTGAAAACCCGCGCGCAATTCCAGGCCACGTTGTCCGGCGCTACCGTGGCGCGCACGCCCCACTTTGCCCTGCACCGTCTAGCGCTGGCGCCTCAAGAAGCGCAGGAGCCGGCGCTCGGCCTTGGGCGCGTGCCGGCTGTGCTCATCGCGCCTGGCAGCGTCTGGATGGGGGCCATGGTGCCCAAGCGCTGGGCGCGGCGCGCCGTGACGCGCAATGCCATCAAGCGCCAGATATACGGTGTGGCTGCGGTGTTTGAACCGCGCCTTCCGGTTGCGGCCCATGTGGTTCGCCTGCGCTCGACGTTTGATCGCCAACAATTTGTCAGCGCCTGCTCGGCGCCACTCAAGCTCGCGGTGCGCGAGGAATTGCATGCGCTGTTCGAGCGCTCGCTGCGGAGTCCCCTTTGATGCGCAGGCTTTTGATCGCGCTGGTGCGTGGCTACCGCTTGCTGCTCAGCCCCTGGCTGGGCTCGGCCTGCCGCTTTGAGCCGACCTGTTCTGTGTACTCCATCGAGGCACTTGAGCGTCACGGGGCAGCTGCGGGCAGTTGGTTGACGCTTTCGCGCCTGGCGCGCTGCCAACCCTGGTGTCAGGGCGGCCACGATCCGGTGCCGCAAGAGCCGCCACGCGCCATGCGCTTGTTTTCGCGCCTGCTGAATCCGCACGAATCCCCTTCCTCTGCTTCTGAGAAGACTCCATGAACGACATCCGCCGCACCATTCTGTGGGTCATATTCGGCTTTTCCATGGTCCTGTTGTGGGACAAATGGCAGGTGCACAACGGCAACCGAGGCACTTTTTTCCCGGCGCCGGTGCAGCAGGCGGCCACCCCGTCGTCTGCAAACAAGCCTTTGCCTGCAGATTTGCCTGCAGCCGCTGGAGCCGCTCCCCGTGCTCCCTCGATAGCAACGACAACTGAGCAAGCGGCTCCTCTGACGCGCGAAAAGATCGTGATCGAAACCGATGTGTTTCACGCTGTCCTCGACAGCCAGGGCGGCACCTTGTCCGAGTTGGAGCTCAAGCACTACAACGAACAGTCGCGCAATCGCAGCTTCATGGACTCGATCAAAGGCCTGTTTGGCATGCCTGTGCCGGCGGTCGAAAGCACCCCCGTCGTGCTGATGGAAGACGGCAGCCCGGCCATGCGCTACGTGGCGCAAACCGGTCTGCTCAATACCGTCGATGCGGGTGCAAGCTTTCCCAATCACCTGACGCCCATGAGCGCGCTGCCCGGTTCGCGGGTGCTCGCTGACGGCGAAAATACGCTGGAGGTGACGTTTGAATCCCAGCCTCAGGGGGGGCTGAAGTATCGCAAAACCTATGTCTTTAAGCGCGGGGATTACTCCATCCGCGTGAAGCACGAGGTGGTCAACGTGGGCGACCAGTCGCGCGACGCGCAGTTGTATCTGCAACTCGTGCGCCATGGCACGGTCGCGTCAGGCAACATGATGGGTGCCAACACGTTTGCCGGGCCGGCGGCCTATACCGAAGAAAAGAAGTTCCACAAGATTCCCTTTGCGGACATCGAAAAGCAAAAGGCAGAGGTCCCGCCGCCAGCGGACAACGGCTGGATTGCCATGGTCCAGCACTACTTTGTTTCTGCCTGGCTCCTCAATGCCCCCGACGGTCAGAACCTGCAGCGTGAATTCCGCGTGAAGCGCCTGGGAGACAACCAGTATTCCGTGGCAATGGTGATGCCTTTGGGCAGTATTGCGCCCGGCGCGAGCGAAACCGTGGACAGCGATCTGTACGCAGGCCCCCAGGAAGAGAGAAAGCTTGAGGTGCTGGCGCCTGGCCTTGAGCTGGTGAAGGACTATGGCGTTTTCACCATCATTTCCAAGCCGCTCTACTGGCTGCTCAATCAGCTGCACACTGTGCTGGGCAACTGGGGTTGGTCGATTGTGGGGCTCGTGTTGTTGCTCAAAATCGCCTTTTACTGGCTCAACGCCAAGGCCTACTCCAGCATGGCCAAGATGAAGGCCATCAACCCCAAGATCACCGAGATGCGCGCGCGGCTCAAAGACAAGCCGCAGCAGATGCAGCAGGAGATGATGCGCATCTACCGCGAGGAGAAGGTCAACCCCATGGGCGGGTGCTTTCCCATCGTGATTCAGATTCCGGTGTTCATTGCGCTCTACTGGGTGCTGCTCTCGAGTGTGGAAATGCGCAACGCCCCATGGATCGGCTGGATTCAGGACCTGTCCACTCCCGACCCGTTCTTCATCCTGCCGTTCCTGATGATGCTCAGCTCGCTCTTGCAGACCGCACTCAACCCTGCGCCGCCGGATCCGATGCAGGCCAAGATGATGTGGCTGATGCCGCTGATGTTCAGCGTGATGTTCTTCTTCTTCCCTGCCGGTCTGGTGCTGTATTGGCTGACCAACAACGTGCTGTCGATTGCCCAGCAGTGGGTGATCAACACCCGCATGGGCGTACCGCCACAGTTCAATTTGCCGAAATTTAAGTGACCCCCCTTAGCGGCTTCGCCGCTCCGAGCATCCGCCAGAGGCGGCGGCCCTTCGGAGCCGTCCAAGCCTGCTCAGGCAAGCTTGGAGCTGCGGCTCTCAGCCTCTTTTCTCGCACTGCGTGCGGGAAGGGGGACGACACCGGCGCTGGGGGGCGGCGTGGCCGGCACAGGCCCTTGCGCGCTGTCCCGCGCCTGGGGCCGCGTCAGTATTTAACGTTCTGCCGCTACTGATCGCCTGGCATGCTCCCGCGCCACCACGAACCCATCGCCGCTATCGCTACCGCCCCAGGGCGCGGTGCGGTGGGCATCGTGCGCGTTTCGGGACGCAGCCTGGGCGGCCTGGTGCAGGCCCTTTGCGGCAAGGTGCTGCGGCCGCGCGAGGCCACCTATCTGCCCTTTTTCGAAGCCGACGGAACGCCGATAGATCGCGGTTTGGCGCTGTTCTTCCCCGCGCCGCACTCCTACACGGGAGAAGACGTGCTTGAACTGCAGGTCCATGGGGGGCCCGTGGTGCTGCAATTGCTGCTTGCGCGCTGCCTGCAGGCAGCGGCCGAGTCCGAGCCTGCCACGGGTGTCGCGCGCTTGGAAGGACTGCGCTTGGCGCAACCCGGCGAATTCACCGAGCGCGCCTTTCTGAACGACAAACTCGACCTGGCGCAGGCCGAGGCCGTTGCCGATTTGATCGACGCTTCCACCAGCGCCGCCGCGCGCAGCGCCGCACGCTCGCTTGGCGGTGCGTTCTCGAAGGAAGTCCATAGCCTGCGCGACGCGCTGGTGCATCTGCGCATGCTGGTGGAGGCGACACTTGATTTTCCTGAGGAAGAAATCGACTTCTTGCGCAGTTCCGACGCGGCTGGACAGCTGCAAAGATTGCAGCAAAAACTGGCTGTCGTGGCCGATCAGGCGCAGCAGGGGGCACTGCTGCGCGAAGGCATCAAAGTGGTGATTGCCGGTCAGCCCAATGCGGGCAAGAGTTCGCTGCTCAATGCGCTGGCCGGCGCCGAACTGGCTATCGTCACCCCCATCGCCGGAACTACACGCGACAAAGTGCAGCAGACCATTCAGATCGAGGGCGTACCGATTCACATTGTCGACACGGCCGGCCTGCGCGAAAGTGGCGACGAAGTCGAGCGCATTGGCATCGCCCGCGCCTGGGA encodes:
- the yidC gene encoding membrane protein insertase YidC gives rise to the protein MNDIRRTILWVIFGFSMVLLWDKWQVHNGNRGTFFPAPVQQAATPSSANKPLPADLPAAAGAAPRAPSIATTTEQAAPLTREKIVIETDVFHAVLDSQGGTLSELELKHYNEQSRNRSFMDSIKGLFGMPVPAVESTPVVLMEDGSPAMRYVAQTGLLNTVDAGASFPNHLTPMSALPGSRVLADGENTLEVTFESQPQGGLKYRKTYVFKRGDYSIRVKHEVVNVGDQSRDAQLYLQLVRHGTVASGNMMGANTFAGPAAYTEEKKFHKIPFADIEKQKAEVPPPADNGWIAMVQHYFVSAWLLNAPDGQNLQREFRVKRLGDNQYSVAMVMPLGSIAPGASETVDSDLYAGPQEERKLEVLAPGLELVKDYGVFTIISKPLYWLLNQLHTVLGNWGWSIVGLVLLLKIAFYWLNAKAYSSMAKMKAINPKITEMRARLKDKPQQMQQEMMRIYREEKVNPMGGCFPIVIQIPVFIALYWVLLSSVEMRNAPWIGWIQDLSTPDPFFILPFLMMLSSLLQTALNPAPPDPMQAKMMWLMPLMFSVMFFFFPAGLVLYWLTNNVLSIAQQWVINTRMGVPPQFNLPKFK
- the yidD gene encoding membrane protein insertion efficiency factor YidD codes for the protein MMRRLLIALVRGYRLLLSPWLGSACRFEPTCSVYSIEALERHGAAAGSWLTLSRLARCQPWCQGGHDPVPQEPPRAMRLFSRLLNPHESPSSASEKTP
- the gyrB gene encoding DNA topoisomerase (ATP-hydrolyzing) subunit B yields the protein MTADQNLPESDEPLAPVQRIDAHQAGASEGYGEGAITILEGLEAVRKRPGMYIGDTSDGTGLHHLVFEVVDNSIDEALAGHCDDIVVTIHSDNSISVTDNGRGIPTGVKMDDKHEPKRSASEIALTELHAGGKFNQNSYKVSGGLHGVGVSCVNALSSMLRLTVRREGKVHVLEFSRGFVQNRILETVDGVEISPMQVLGDTDKRGTEVHFLPDTEIFKENSDFHYEILAKRLRELSFLNNGVRIRLKDERSGKEDDFSGAGGVRGFVEFINKGKTVLHPNSFYASGERPAETYGGIAGTHIGVEVAMQWNSGYSEQVLCFTNNIPQRDGGTHLTGLRAAMTRVINKYIDENDFAKKAKVEVTGDDMREGLCCVLSVKVPEPKFSSQTKDKLVSSEVRAPVEDIVGKLLTDYLQERPGDAKIICGKIVEAARAREAARKAREMTRRKGVLDGMGLPGKLADCQEKDPALCEIYIVEGDSAGGSAKQGRDRKFQAILPLRGKILNVEKARYEKLLTSNEILTLITALGTGIGKAGGSTGSDDFDVAKLRYHRIIIMTDADVDGAHIRTLLLTFFYRQMPELVERGHIYIAQPPLYKVKAGKDELYLKDAPALDTFLLRVALRDASVTTGGADPQTLAGDTLAELAQKHQLAENVITRLSNFMDFEALRAIAGGVHLNLDTVEAAEASAVALQTALRELSSTGVPAEVASEFDARTDKPLLRISRRHHGNIKSSVIKQEFVHGSDYAALATAADTFRGLLGDGARVQRGEGERQKSEKVGDFREAMAWLISEAERTTSRQRYKGLGEMNPEQLWETTMDPEVRRLLRVQIDDAIEADRVFTMLMGDDVEPRREFIEANALRAGNIDV
- the dnaA gene encoding chromosomal replication initiator protein DnaA, producing MTEELAHPAPSPSDPQPGQALWQACLDQLAQDLPAQQFATWIKPLSAQISEDLSRATLYVPNRFTLDWIRAQYAGRIASVLELIYGQPVMLELALAQRVSAVRTQAPAANSQVQGGDAAPAQQRPDEAQANAVPRNRLNPALTFETLVEGTANRMARAAAMHVAGMPGHLYNPLFIYGGVGLGKTHLVHAVGNKLLADRPNAKVLYIHAEQFVSDVVKSYQRKTFDEFKQRYHSLDLLLIDDVQFFANKDRTQEEFFNAFEALLAKKSHIVMTSDTYPKGLADIHERLVSRFDSGLTVAIEPPELEMRVAILINKARAENVEMPEEVAFFVAKNVRSNVRELEGALRKILAYSRFNQKEISIQLAREALRDLLSIQNRQISVENIQKTVADYYKIKVADMYSKKRPASIARPRQIAMYLAKELTQKSLPEIGELFGGRDHTTVLHAVRKISGERQQLTELNQQLHVLEQTLKG
- the mnmE gene encoding tRNA uridine-5-carboxymethylaminomethyl(34) synthesis GTPase MnmE gives rise to the protein MLPRHHEPIAAIATAPGRGAVGIVRVSGRSLGGLVQALCGKVLRPREATYLPFFEADGTPIDRGLALFFPAPHSYTGEDVLELQVHGGPVVLQLLLARCLQAAAESEPATGVARLEGLRLAQPGEFTERAFLNDKLDLAQAEAVADLIDASTSAAARSAARSLGGAFSKEVHSLRDALVHLRMLVEATLDFPEEEIDFLRSSDAAGQLQRLQQKLAVVADQAQQGALLREGIKVVIAGQPNAGKSSLLNALAGAELAIVTPIAGTTRDKVQQTIQIEGVPIHIVDTAGLRESGDEVERIGIARAWEAIADADAVLFLHDLTRSDAIEYIADDAVIASAMAEFKPKSVPLLDVWTKSDCVPSLPESSAPRAGVTLSSRTGEGLPALRRELLAMAGWHAAPGGVFIARARHVQALQAVGAHLAVASDRLEGETPALDLLAEELRLAQNALNQITGAFGADDLLGVIFSSFCIGK
- the dnaN gene encoding DNA polymerase III subunit beta, giving the protein MIVLKAPQEKVLAVLQSVAGIVERRHTLPILANVLLRKTGNALQLTTSDLEIQIRTTAELGGDTGDFTTTVAARKLIDVLRTMPGDQTVSLETAQEKLLLKGGKSRFTLQTLPAADFPLVQEAANFGPAFSIPQKTLKNLLSQVAFAMAVQDIRYYLNGILFVAEGKALSLVATDGHRLAFASATLDIEVPKQEVILPRKTVLELQRLLSDGDAAIEMQFANNQAKFSFGAMEFVTKLVEGKFPDYNRVIPRSHGNTITLGRAPLLASLQRTAIMTSDKFKGVRLNLEPGSLRVTSNNAEQEEAVDELDIDYGGEPIEIGFNVTYLIDALASMPQDMVQIALADGSSSALITIPENESFKYVVMPMRI
- the rpmH gene encoding 50S ribosomal protein L34, with translation MKRTYQPSKTRRARTHGFLVRMKTRGGRAVINARRAKGRKRLAV
- a CDS encoding ribonuclease P protein component translates to MQRLKTRAQFQATLSGATVARTPHFALHRLALAPQEAQEPALGLGRVPAVLIAPGSVWMGAMVPKRWARRAVTRNAIKRQIYGVAAVFEPRLPVAAHVVRLRSTFDRQQFVSACSAPLKLAVREELHALFERSLRSPL